GAGGACCGCGGCCTGTCGCCTTCTCTCTCCCggtctctctctcgctccctgtctctgtcccggtctctctctcgctccctctcatGTGGGGTCTTGTTGTCTTGGATGGACGGGGATTTGCTCTTGTACTGGCTGGCGTGTTGCTGCAGCAGGTCCAGAGCTTTGGCCTCACTGGGCGGCTTCACCGTGGGACTGGACCTGGAcgccttctctccctcctcccccgctGCCACCTTCCCTCCATACGAGGGGAAGGAGTAACCAGCCGGCAGGTACGAGCCTGAGgacagagaaatgtctcaactaCAGCTGATGCAGCATCCACACTCATCCTCCACTTCAACAGTCTGACTAATACTATGTTCATGTAACCTGACCGTCGTCTGTCCATTCAACAGCAGCACTCTGAACAGAGCACATCTGAACACAGAACTGATGCAATACTTTCATCAATCTTGAGACTTTTCATAAAATAACTTTTGAATCATTCAGAGCCAGCTGACACAAATGAAACCAGGTCGTCCAAAATCCAGTCTCATAagttggaggtgtgtttggttTCCATCCTGCTGTGGTTTAAAAGACAGAAGCACTATTACACTAAACACGCACGACTACACAGTGTCTGAGGAtatgtttggtttaaaaaacaacacaagccTTGATGACTCCCATTCATTTTTGATAACTCCTTTTagaggatgtttgtttttacattttagtcagAAAAGGATGAAGGATGTCAATCACATCCATGATGACGTTTACGGTTTGTCTCTGACAGAAAATCTCTGTTCATAATGTCTGTCATctattgaatgttttaaataaaaattctGTCCAGGTCTTAAAAATCACTCTTTAACATGCAAATATTAAATAAAGTAGAAGCATAAATAACTTTAGAAGGTGGTGTGTGCTGGAACTTTACAGAGATACAACAAGAGCTGTTAAAAAGATCTTTAAACATGTTCAGAGTTTACTTTAAACTGAGGACAGAGTCAGGCTAGCTCTTCTCCTGCCTCAAACATTCTTGCTAAGTTAGCCAAATCCTGACTGCAACTCCGCTGACACACAGACGtgaggctgatgatgatgttgaactattcctttgtttgttcagtggTTCTGTTGGACCTGTGATCAGTCTGCTTCTTACCGGGGTAGTTCTGCATCATGACGGAGGGCATGCCTCTGTAGCCGGGGTGGCTGGGCTCATAGCCGTGGCTGTAGGCGTAGGGTCCGTGCATGTAGGGCATGTAGCTCTGGTGCTGGGCCAGGGGGGAGGAGAACTGCATGTGGGGGGGGCGggcctccttccctcctccccgGTGCTCCTCTGGAGGCACCTGAGTCCTACCCTCCGCCccttccttcacctcctctttcaAGAGGCCCTCTTTTGGCCGCTGCCGctcctccttccctttcctgtcgcgctccctctccctctccctctcatccttccacctgtcctcctcctgcggTTTAGGCGCTTCTGAGTATTTGTTGGGGTAAACGTAGGGCCACAAGCGCGAGTCCGGctcctgcagagaagaagaagtgttcGTAAAGACAGCAGGGAGAATATTGTCTCTATTTCAGgcagtgtcacagtgtgtgacGTGTTACAGCAACAAGCTACACGTTAGCTCCGCTAGCTGAATGCTCGGAGGGCTACCGGGGAATGTTTCTGTTTACACGGCTATCGCAGCAGCTTTGGACCGCTGGGAGGAAGTTGTACAAACTCTGACTGCTGCATGGTAGAAATGCCAGAGTGTAGATGTTTATGTCAAGATACAGCACTGCTATGACACGCTGAGTTTGTCTGTAGTTAGCATGTAACCTTAACTTACACCTGACAGTCACAGGGTGGGTTGTGCTGGGTTGTGCTTAATTGCAAAAACATTCCAACACAATGTGGCTTTAAGAACACACTTTACACTACTCATGTTTACTTTTCAACATCTGCAGCAACATAATGCTAAAAAAACGCAAAGATTCTTCATCAGCTTTTTTTACTTTCGAAGAAGGaacacatgttttaatgttgatgaATATATGAACTGTGGATCAAACGTGTGGCAGATTAAACAAACGGCTGCAGCCTCCTGAACATtaaacactgaagctgctgatCTACATGTTGATCTGAATCAATGTTCTGATCGATGAACTGATCAGTTCAATAAAGAAGAGTCTCCACTCCGTTGAACTTCagagacacagtgtgaaaatcCAGTTACCTGTCGGTACCACAAGGCGGGTTCTACACCAGTCGGCCTGTTGGACTCCACCCCTGGCTTGGTCTCCTCTTTCCCATGATGCCCTGCTTCACTCAGCTTCATCTTTAGACCCTCAGGCTGGGCGTTGAGGGCCTTGGGGTCCTCTCCCTTTGACATGATGACCGACTTGGCCTGTTCAGAGGCTTGTGGGGGCTCTTTGGGCTTTGCTGGGTTCAACACCCCCTTAGCGCCCAAGTCTGTGAGGCTGGGGGCTCTGGACAGGGTGGGCGGCACCGAGGCCTTCTGCTTCCACTCCTCTTTCCCACTCGCTTCCCGTTCTTTGCCCTCAGCCTTCTTGTCGGCCTGCCGCTGCCTCTCCTCGTACTGCTGGCGGTAGGCGGGGTTAGAGGCCAGCAGGTGGGCGTGGTAGGCCTGGTCGGGTGCGTAGGAGTACGGGGGGACATAGTACTGATTGTAATACAGAGGCTGGGTGTACATGTTGGAGCGCTGCTGGATGACTGACGGCTGCTGAAGTCCTGGctccaccttcctctcctcttgaGGTTCCACCTTCAGTTTGAGCTCCTCCCCCACCTctggctgctcctcctccttcttcaccttTACCTGAGCTCCTTCCACATGAGGTGGCGCTGTGGGTGCTGCTCCTGGGCTGGGGTTGGGGTAGTTGGGAGAGTAGTAGGAATCGTAGTTGGGGTAGTAGGGTGAATCCTTGCTGGGAGCCTGTGGCGGGAACAGCGCCTTTTTGGCTCCTTCACGAGCCCCCTGGTCAGGCTCAGACTTGACCTTCACCCCCTCTGCctttccctctccatcctctcctgcGTCAGAGATGTCGGAGTAGGCGGGACTGCTGGTTTTGACGGACGCATTGTCGGCTCCATTTTGGTTGAGGTGTGGAGGCCCGAGGCCGGCCTCAATCCTGCTGGCCACGCCGATGGATGGGCTGGGAGCGTTATCTGAGAAGCTGTACACCTTGTCAGCCTCGGCCTTGATGCTAGCCAGCCGGCTCTGATGAGCTTCTGAGGAGCCATTGAGCAAAGGGTCAGACGAGTCAGAGTATGGGCTCTTCCCCTCCTCTGGCCTCCCTCCCTTACCCATCGACTTGGGACTgtccccctccttccctccctcccgcttcttcttgtccttcttcttcttgtccttggGGAGGGTGGGGCTGGAGGCGGGGTCAGCCAGTGGAGGGGGTTTAGGTTGCATGGTCTTCAGCTGAGGGCTCTTGGGGACAGACTGAACCACTGAGCCCACAGCAGGAGAGGACGCCTGCAGGGCGTAGGGCGAGGGGGCGCTGGGAACTGAGGGGGCCACAGGTCGGGCCGGCTTCAGGCCTTTCTGGGTCAGTTTTTCAGACTTTCCTCCAGCTGCCATCTTCTTGGACTTTCTGTCGTCCATCCCGTCGTTACTTGCCTCGTCTGTCAAACACGCCCCCTCCTCACCGCCATCCGTCACCTCGGGCTCAGCCTCAcccgtcttcttcttcccctttgATGTCAGTTTGCCTGGTGAGGGGGATGGGGCGTCAAACCCCCGTCCCTTCGGTGTAGTGGAGCGGGCGGGGGAGATGGCGGCACCATTGCAGGAGGCAGGGTCAGGGTGGAGGGCGGGTTCATCTCCATATTCACTGTCGCCATCCTGGTCCAACCGGACATCGTGGTCGTTATGGGCTCGAGCCTGATGGTACTTCAGCCCATTGATGTGCTTGTACTTCTTGTTGCAGTTGGGATGTGGACAGTCTATGAGCACGGGGGAGGAACAGGTCCGATCCAGCTGTGGAGGGGGCAGGGGGTCAGATTTACCTCCGGGGAGGGGAAGAGCAGCACCTGTGGAATTAGTCCTCATTCGCTTTGAAGCCTTGGTGTCCTCTGAGCTGGAGGTGGGTTCCATATCAGAGGCAGGTTTGGTCTTCCTCTTAGCAGAGGAAGGACTGGCCTTGACGTCCTCGGCGCCGCCGGCCGTCTGACTGCCTCGCCGACCTTTGCTGTTGGCAGCTGCACCACGTGTcttgctgctgccgctgccttTGTTGTCTGAGGAGTTGCTGTTGTCGTTCAATGGAGTGTTGCTGCTGGGACGCATCCTCTTTCCCCGACCACGGCCACTCCGCATCTCCACGTCACTGGTGGGAGACTCACAGAACCTGAAGACACACAGAATGTTAGTGAGCCATGAACAGATGCTGGTTCAACCTGATTTAGTTAATAAAAGCTTGTTCAGACGattcaaatatgttttgcaaTTAATCAAGATTGATTTTAGAAAGTATgacagcaagaaaacacatcactgtTTGATTCAAAGGCCCCTCAAAACTGGTTATTGCTCCAACACACATCTCAACATACAGTCCAATTTCTAAATGTTTCATGTGCACTGATAGAATAAGTTTCAGTGAAGGCACAGTGTGCTCACCTCGGAGGAGCCCAGTCATGCCTTGTGCAGTCCAGCAGGGTCCCAACATACGTCTTGTTCCTCCAGGTGACGTTGACAACCAGCATgcctacagacagacagacagacagacagttaaaCTACACCTGTACAGATAGTACAGGTCGGAGAGAACACAATCTGACTGAGAGTCACAaaaagtgtttctgcagcaggagaCAGATCTGTCAGATGAGACGTCCCTCCCTACAGGGAAGCAGATGTCAAATGGTTTTATCCAAACACTGCAACCAGCAGGTTCCTGAGGTGGAGTCACATCAATGATTCACTATCAGTGTGACTAATTGCAGAGAGAAACTGAGTATTTTAGCAGAACTTTCCCCTCAGAGGAGCAGTTCAGAGTGTCCAGCCGCAGAAACAGCTCAGCGTGCAGCTGATGTGTGAACAGCTtcctgacagagagagcagaggtcCGCCACCTCCACTTTGTCTCTTCAACACCTGCCACAGGCcgctcagagtgtgtgtgtgtgtgtgtgtgtgtgtgttctgacaggTGTTGGTGTCCACAGGGCCAGAATGAGGCAGCCTGCCAGCCAGGATCATATGGGCTTCAAAAGGaacatgaacacaaagcagCGGTCTGGATTCTGGGGTTTTCTTCCCACTGTGATGTCTTGTTTGACATCACATGTTGTGACTGCAGCAACACAGTCAGCAGCGTCTCACAGTCGGGTTCCCAAACTTTGGTTCAGACATGGCAGTGACACAAGTCCTACGTTTATAATGAAGCAGTGCTGTGGAAATGACTCCATTCTGAGGTGCGTTGCAATGCAGACGTGAAAGACTCTGAGTCTGAGCAGAACGTAAATTGAAGCATAATTAAATGCCATAAAAACTAACTGTACTACTGTTGATGTTCAGGTCTCAGCTAGACAATAAAGTTATGTTGCAACATCACTTGCTTGCACTGAATTGTGGGAGAACATTTGGTTTACAAAAAATAACtaatgcttttaatttttttcatttcaaatcccTTCAGAGGTGAGTTGGTTGTGTGACGGGAGGAAGACATTCGTGTTTTTATTCCCTTTAACATTTCTATACTACGGCTACATTACACCTGTTGTTGGTTAAAGACATGttccaaatgaaaatatttacgACAAACTCAATCTTTTAATTTGTCCAGTTTGGGCCTGCGTGTAAATCTGATGTATGAAGTAAGTGGCGACTAAAGACATCAAATACATGTAGAGAGTAAAAATTacaacatttgcctccaaaCTGTTGTGAGTGGAAGAATAAAAGGACGCTCAAGTAGAGTACAAGTACCTTAGTAttgtaaagtaaatgtacttagttacagtccatcacagcagactgtttttgagcattattCTCACCGTCCTCAGTCTCCTGCCACACGATGCCCTCCAGGTTGACGCTGGTGCCTGGCTCACAGGGTCCCAGGCACTCCGGCTCGGTCGCCAGTGCAGCGTCCGCCGTGTTAACTGCTACTGAACGCGTGCGCACCATGATCTGCTCACAGGGAGACGAGATGTCACTGCTGGTGATGGGagcgaggaggtggaggggaggaggagcaggggtgGAGACCGGAGACTCCATCTgttggagagagacagagaggagagactgtCTGATCTGGGAACACTCAGAGGTCGACAACTGTGAACAAGAGAGCAGAACGCACAGCAGCCGGGACGAAGACGCACTCGTCTGCTTTCACTGTCTTACACCCcagaaacattcattcatcTCATACacagtcattcattcatctgatacgcagtcattcattcattcgtcTGATTCAGTGTGCTGGAATCAGAAGTGCTGTTATTTCGGCCCAGTGGCCAACAGAggcaaaaaactaaaatattgtCTCCACATAAAGCTCGTCCAGCCTAATCTGAGTCTTCATGACCCTCGAGGTTTGAAAAGACGGTATGGACCTCTCAGACGGGTGTGTGATAAcgtagcagctacagtgaacaCTTCAGCCTTAAAAAGGTtgtaaacatctttttaaatcagtttgggatctcagcGCTTCTGCAGACTGTCATCACAGCAGACGCAGTgatcaagtctcagctgcttcagttgtttaacagaacgctgcaactctgtttgactgtgaagctccagaactgctGGACtgcaacacttcacctgactgagAAGATGAGTGGGTTCACGTTTTCTGCATTTATTAAGTTCCAGAAATGGAACTTATCTCAACTgataattttgatattttcattgtaattgtacattttattttcatgactctTGAGGTTTGTAGTGCctgatttttgttgttcttattgcttttattgttaAACACCAAAAGACTAAGGCAAATTCCTGAAAAGTGAAAAGGGAGGAGGGTCTGtgaatggagaggaagaggagagaagaggacaaagaagcagaacaggaggaggaggaggaggaggaggaggaggaggaggaggacgaaggcAGGAGCGAGGCAGCTGGTGTGGGGGCAGAGCAGGGAGCACTGGGAAGGTGTGAGCCGTCACCGTGGCAACCCTCCCAAACTGCCTCCACACCAGGAGACGGGAGGAGATCTGAGAGCAGCTGGACGGACCTGTCAACCTTCACCCCGCCTCCTCCTCgtggggtcaaaggtcagagtgGGCTCATTTAACCGGGCAGGTGACTCTGATCCTCAGGAGACACTCAGAGATGGAAAACTGGGGAACTGCTGAATATTTCTCAGAGTTTCTAACAGAAAACTAAACAatgacagtgatgctgtttgCTTTTTCCTGTAAATGTGCATCTAAATAATATTTAGATTAACTGAATAATTAAtaagaaagaagttcatgttgCCCTGAAGCCTCGTCTggacacttcctgtctgcaccTGCCTGACCCGACAGACTACCAGGAAGTGAGACACAGCCAGTGTTACCTGATGTTCTAACAGAACATGTCCTCCTACATGTTCCCTGCCatgagacagaaggagggagacaaagacaaagagatggGAGGAAGGGCGACACCTGAGCAGCCACTGACAGCTAGCAGACACCTGGGGGGGTTTGTGTCCTGAGAGTTAAAGGAAATCTTCTACCCTTTCCACTCTGGAGGGTCTCCTGATTAAGGGGAGGGTATAAATACACCTTTATGTATCTTACTCTCCATTTagaatttacatttctgttgttgGACGATGCATCTATAACGTGACCGTATTTCCCCTCAGATGCAATAAAGCAACGTATTTTGgttgaacattttttgtttgccGTCCAAATCTGATTAGCTCCATGTGTTTTTTATCAGTCTCTGAAAGTGCACCACAGATGGTGCTGTTtctcagacaaaataaatcaaagtacAAAATGTGTCGCTAAATAAACTTTAGTGAAGtctgtgtgggaaacactgctacCACTCGTAACTCTGCTCTGAGGGGAAGTGAGTAAGAATTTGAAAATGGGATTCAACTCTAATTTCCATCATTTCCGCAGTTATAGCTCagtcagaaaataataaaaaaacatctactTTTTTCCAGAGCCGTGTACCAGACCTCAGCAAGAATCATTCACAAatatcaaacagaaacaaaacaaaaacacagcaaatctAAGTTGAACGAGCACATTAGTTAAGACACACTAGTTTTTTTAGAACTAGTTtcactgaataaaaacatttttttaatgcacattCACAACTTAACTACAGGTCCCTCAGTTCTTGTACATATGAAGCCTGTAACTTTGTGTTCATCTGTCCTCATGGTTTAATATTAACCAGCCTACAGCAGCATGTGAATGTAATTCTGTCTCGTGGTCCAACTTAGAAATCCCACATAATGACAAACAAATGGTGCTGGTCATGAATCAGAGTCAATCAAGACGAGGATCGTTACTCTGTTGGATTATCTTTTTCAGGTAAATGCATGATTTACCTTGTTTCAACTGGCTGTGACACATTGCAGCCTCCCTGCAGCCGTTCTGTCAGCAGACCTGGGGAACATGATGAGGACTGCCAGGCGCTGCAGCTTACTGGTTTACTGACTGGTTAATGGGCTGTTGAAACCAGCCCTCAAGCTGCCATTCTTCTCCTCtttgagagtaaaaaaaaacatggctgcctgGAATGCTGGGAAACCCCCATGAAGAGCAAAAACCCACCAACCAGCTCGCTCACACACATCCTCGACCTCCTCTCAGAGCGGGGAGGGCTCCGTGTTACACCTCCGCCATTGGCTGCAGAGTTcgaaccaacacacacactcagagctcCAATACGATGCCTCCTGCTCTGGGAAACACCGGCCCCCgctcctcctccgctgcctcctcctcctctccattcaGTCGGAGGTATTCATTACAACAACAAGCCACATTCCTTTCAAGGTCACTCACTCACTGCGAGAGAGATTAGTGATACTGATCAGCACTtcagactctctctccctctgcgtGTCTCAGGCGCAGGCAGAGAGTTGATGcttgtttaatgtgtttaatagACGAGTGAAGTGGGTGAGGTCACACCAGGCTGCCGGGCTTCAGCAGATAAAAGtcccctttcatttttttccccaggtgGCTGTTCAAGGCTGTTCA
This sequence is a window from Acanthopagrus latus isolate v.2019 chromosome 8, fAcaLat1.1, whole genome shotgun sequence. Protein-coding genes within it:
- the znf609a gene encoding zinc finger protein 609a isoform X2, translating into MSLSSGPAGGKGVDSNAVDTYDSGDEWDIGVGNLIIDLDADLEKDKLEMSSSKEGGGMAAPPSAVAALPDNIKFVSPVAAAQGKESKSKSKRSKNSKESVKAPVSDGAKKEVQSRAPGDPPPQNPNSTPTKGTDKSSKPSRTLPAVKKDKDGVSGKTKKDKMEVVATGVVNTEKESVAPILPLGAPRSGPFEGQQNPELAAAEQLGNMALDSAGIGQPVTMNTEQGEVDNGECRNLKKVVGVKMESPVSTPAPPPLHLLAPITSSDISSPCEQIMVRTRSVAVNTADAALATEPECLGPCEPGTSVNLEGIVWQETEDGMLVVNVTWRNKTYVGTLLDCTRHDWAPPRFCESPTSDVEMRSGRGRGKRMRPSSNTPLNDNSNSSDNKGSGSSKTRGAAANSKGRRGSQTAGGAEDVKASPSSAKRKTKPASDMEPTSSSEDTKASKRMRTNSTGAALPLPGGKSDPLPPPQLDRTCSSPVLIDCPHPNCNKKYKHINGLKYHQARAHNDHDVRLDQDGDSEYGDEPALHPDPASCNGAAISPARSTTPKGRGFDAPSPSPGKLTSKGKKKTGEAEPEVTDGGEEGACLTDEASNDGMDDRKSKKMAAGGKSEKLTQKGLKPARPVAPSVPSAPSPYALQASSPAVGSVVQSVPKSPQLKTMQPKPPPLADPASSPTLPKDKKKKDKKKREGGKEGDSPKSMGKGGRPEEGKSPYSDSSDPLLNGSSEAHQSRLASIKAEADKVYSFSDNAPSPSIGVASRIEAGLGPPHLNQNGADNASVKTSSPAYSDISDAGEDGEGKAEGVKVKSEPDQGAREGAKKALFPPQAPSKDSPYYPNYDSYYSPNYPNPSPGAAPTAPPHVEGAQVKVKKEEEQPEVGEELKLKVEPQEERKVEPGLQQPSVIQQRSNMYTQPLYYNQYYVPPYSYAPDQAYHAHLLASNPAYRQQYEERQRQADKKAEGKEREASGKEEWKQKASVPPTLSRAPSLTDLGAKGVLNPAKPKEPPQASEQAKSVIMSKGEDPKALNAQPEGLKMKLSEAGHHGKEETKPGVESNRPTGVEPALWYRQEPDSRLWPYVYPNKYSEAPKPQEEDRWKDERERERERDRKGKEERQRPKEGLLKEEVKEGAEGRTQVPPEEHRGGGKEARPPHMQFSSPLAQHQSYMPYMHGPYAYSHGYEPSHPGYRGMPSVMMQNYPGSYLPAGYSFPSYGGKVAAGEEGEKASRSSPTVKPPSEAKALDLLQQHASQYKSKSPSIQDNKTPHERERERDRDRDRERERDREREGDRPRSSPSQRILPTHHHLGYPLLPGQYDLSYASGLSSSAIVASQQASAPSMYPPARR
- the znf609a gene encoding zinc finger protein 609a isoform X1, whose translation is MSLSSGPAGGKGVDSNAVDTYDSGDEWDIGVGNLIIDLDADLEKDKLEMSSSKEGGGMAAPPSAVAALPDNIKFVSPVAAAQGKESKSKSKRSKNSKESVKAPVSDGAKKEVQSRAPGDPPPQNPNSTPTKGTDKSSKPSRTLPAVKKDKDGVSGKTKKDKMEVVATGVVNTEKESVAPILPLGAPRSGPFEGQQNPELAAAEQLGNMALDSAGIGQPVTMNTEQGEVDNGECRNLKKVVGVKMESPVSTPAPPPLHLLAPITSSDISSPCEQIMVRTRSVAVNTADAALATEPECLGPCEPGTSVNLEGIVWQETEDGMLVVNVTWRNKTYVGTLLDCTRHDWAPPRFCESPTSDVEMRSGRGRGKRMRPSSNTPLNDNSNSSDNKGSGSSKTRGAAANSKGRRGSQTAGGAEDVKASPSSAKRKTKPASDMEPTSSSEDTKASKRMRTNSTGAALPLPGGKSDPLPPPQLDRTCSSPVLIDCPHPNCNKKYKHINGLKYHQARAHNDHDVRLDQDGDSEYGDEPALHPDPASCNGAAISPARSTTPKGRGFDAPSPSPGKLTSKGKKKTGEAEPEVTDGGEEGACLTDEASNDGMDDRKSKKMAAGGKSEKLTQKGLKPARPVAPSVPSAPSPYALQASSPAVGSVVQSVPKSPQLKTMQPKPPPLADPASSPTLPKDKKKKDKKKREGGKEGDSPKSMGKGGRPEEGKSPYSDSSDPLLNGSSEAHQSRLASIKAEADKVYSFSDNAPSPSIGVASRIEAGLGPPHLNQNGADNASVKTSSPAYSDISDAGEDGEGKAEGVKVKSEPDQGAREGAKKALFPPQAPSKDSPYYPNYDSYYSPNYPNPSPGAAPTAPPHVEGAQVKVKKEEEQPEVGEELKLKVEPQEERKVEPGLQQPSVIQQRSNMYTQPLYYNQYYVPPYSYAPDQAYHAHLLASNPAYRQQYEERQRQADKKAEGKEREASGKEEWKQKASVPPTLSRAPSLTDLGAKGVLNPAKPKEPPQASEQAKSVIMSKGEDPKALNAQPEGLKMKLSEAGHHGKEETKPGVESNRPTGVEPALWYRQEPDSRLWPYVYPNKYSEAPKPQEEDRWKDERERERERDRKGKEERQRPKEGLLKEEVKEGAEGRTQVPPEEHRGGGKEARPPHMQFSSPLAQHQSYMPYMHGPYAYSHGYEPSHPGYRGMPSVMMQNYPGSYLPAGYSFPSYGGKVAAGEEGEKASRSSPTVKPPSEAKALDLLQQHASQYKSKSPSIQDNKTPHERERERDRDRDRERERDREREGDRPRSSPSQRILPTHHHLGYPLLPGQYDLSYASGLSSSAIVASQQASAPSMYPPARRHT